One Candidatus Woesearchaeota archaeon genomic window carries:
- a CDS encoding minichromosome maintenance protein MCM, whose amino-acid sequence MDAQEQITKFQEFLEEHYHEDMVRAVAKGAESLVVNFSDLARFDIYLAEELLERPEDSLKAIEYAVSRFDLGDGVTLRLRFRELPESSQLLISEIRSKNIDKLYQFRGIVRQKTDVRPQVTSAKFECPSCGNVISILQVDTKFKEPTSCSCGRKGKFHMVSKDLVDAQKIVLEEASEDLDGGEQPKRMNIFLKQDLVSPLSDKKTNPGSKIVVVGMLKEIPIVLATGGKSTRFDLIIEANHVEPVQEEFSSLELNPEQREEILELSKDPKIYEKIVQSIAPTIYGHDRIKEALVLQLFGGCRKSQDDGVKRRGDIHILLVGDPGSGKSQLLKRLSIVAPKSRFVSGKGASGAGLTASVVRDEFLRGWALEAGALVLANKGLVCIDELDKMTKEDTSAMHEALEQQTVTISKANIQATLRSETTVLAAANPKLGRFDPYEILAKQIDLPSTLINRFDLIFPVKDLPDETKDEKLAHFILNLHKGERGEEEVQLIDTDTIKRYVAYAKQFVNPKLTDPALNEIKRYFVKMRNSGSQEGKVQSIPISARQLEGLVRLAEASARVRLSKTVTKKDAGVAIDLLHHCLQLIGTDKSGKFDIDRIATGISASQRNALVVVKQIIANLEQVLDKKEVPVEDVMREAEIQEIPQEKTAEIIDKLKRGGDLYSPKHGFISRI is encoded by the coding sequence ATGGATGCGCAAGAACAAATAACTAAATTTCAAGAATTCTTAGAGGAGCATTATCATGAAGATATGGTTAGAGCTGTTGCTAAGGGTGCTGAGTCTTTAGTTGTTAATTTTTCTGATCTTGCTAGGTTTGATATTTATTTGGCTGAGGAATTATTAGAGCGTCCTGAGGATTCTTTGAAAGCGATTGAGTACGCTGTTTCTCGTTTTGATTTGGGTGATGGTGTCACGTTACGTTTAAGGTTTAGGGAGTTGCCTGAATCTTCTCAATTATTAATTAGTGAAATAAGAAGTAAGAATATTGACAAGTTGTATCAGTTTAGAGGTATCGTTCGTCAGAAAACTGATGTTAGGCCTCAAGTTACTAGTGCGAAGTTTGAGTGTCCTAGTTGTGGTAATGTTATTTCTATTTTGCAAGTGGATACTAAGTTTAAGGAGCCTACGTCTTGTAGTTGTGGTCGTAAGGGTAAGTTTCACATGGTTAGTAAGGATTTGGTTGATGCTCAAAAAATTGTTCTTGAAGAAGCTTCTGAGGATCTTGATGGTGGTGAGCAACCTAAGCGTATGAATATTTTTTTGAAGCAAGATTTGGTTAGTCCTTTATCTGATAAGAAGACTAATCCTGGTAGTAAAATAGTTGTTGTGGGTATGTTAAAAGAGATTCCTATTGTTTTAGCTACTGGTGGTAAATCTACTAGGTTTGATTTAATTATTGAGGCTAATCATGTTGAGCCTGTTCAAGAAGAATTTTCTTCTTTGGAGCTTAATCCTGAGCAAAGAGAAGAAATTTTGGAGTTGTCTAAGGATCCTAAGATTTATGAAAAAATTGTTCAGAGTATTGCTCCGACTATTTATGGTCATGATCGTATTAAGGAAGCGTTGGTTCTTCAATTGTTTGGTGGTTGTAGGAAGAGTCAGGATGATGGTGTTAAAAGAAGAGGAGATATTCATATTTTGTTAGTTGGTGATCCGGGTAGTGGTAAGTCTCAGCTTCTAAAGAGATTGTCTATTGTTGCTCCTAAATCTCGTTTCGTATCTGGTAAAGGTGCTTCCGGTGCGGGTTTGACTGCTTCAGTTGTTCGTGACGAATTCTTAAGGGGTTGGGCTCTGGAGGCGGGAGCGTTGGTTCTGGCTAATAAGGGGTTGGTTTGTATTGATGAGTTAGATAAGATGACTAAGGAAGATACTAGTGCGATGCATGAGGCTTTAGAGCAGCAAACTGTTACTATTAGTAAGGCTAATATTCAAGCTACTTTGCGTTCTGAAACAACTGTTTTGGCTGCTGCTAATCCTAAGCTTGGAAGGTTTGATCCTTATGAGATTTTAGCTAAGCAGATTGATTTGCCTTCTACTCTTATTAATAGGTTTGATTTGATTTTTCCTGTGAAGGATTTGCCTGATGAAACTAAGGATGAGAAGCTTGCTCATTTTATTCTTAATCTTCATAAAGGTGAGCGTGGTGAAGAAGAAGTTCAATTAATTGATACTGATACTATTAAGAGGTATGTTGCGTATGCTAAGCAATTTGTTAATCCTAAGCTTACTGATCCTGCTCTTAATGAGATTAAGCGTTATTTTGTTAAGATGCGTAATTCTGGTTCTCAAGAGGGTAAAGTTCAAAGTATTCCTATTAGTGCGCGTCAACTAGAGGGCTTGGTTAGGTTGGCTGAGGCTTCTGCGCGTGTTCGTTTGTCTAAAACAGTTACTAAGAAGGACGCAGGTGTTGCTATTGATTTATTGCATCATTGTTTGCAACTTATTGGGACTGATAAATCAGGCAAGTTTGATATTGATCGTATAGCTACTGGTATTAGTGCGTCTCAGAGAAACGCGTTAGTTGTTGTGAAGCAAATAATTGCTAATTTGGAGCAAGTTCTTGATAAGAAAGAGGTTCCTGTTGAGGATGTTATGCGTGAAGCTGAGATTCAGGAGATTCCTCAGGAAAAAACAGCTGAGATTATTGATAAGCTTAAAAGAGGAGGGGATCTTTATTCACCTAAGCACGGTTTTATTAGTAGGATATAA
- a CDS encoding TATA-box-binding protein: MASKKATNKKEGFDPHENITVVNIVVSSSLEHDIPLEKMAATLPNTEYNPEQFPGLVIRIREPKTSALIFSSGNIVCTGAKSLDKVEESIKKIIESLEKIGIKIKIKPKISVQNIVASGSIGMDLNLNTLAMKLDNTEYEPEQFPGLVYKLMEAKATFLLFSNGKIVCTGTKSEEMVHAAVDMLLEKLNKVMKK, encoded by the coding sequence ATGGCTTCAAAAAAAGCTACAAATAAGAAAGAGGGTTTTGATCCTCATGAAAACATAACAGTTGTTAACATCGTTGTTTCTTCAAGTTTGGAACATGACATTCCTTTGGAGAAAATGGCTGCTACTCTTCCTAACACAGAGTATAATCCTGAGCAGTTTCCTGGTTTGGTTATCAGGATTAGGGAGCCTAAGACTTCTGCTTTGATTTTTAGTTCTGGGAACATTGTTTGTACTGGTGCTAAGAGTCTTGATAAAGTAGAAGAGAGCATTAAGAAAATTATTGAGAGCTTAGAAAAAATAGGTATTAAAATTAAGATAAAGCCTAAAATTAGTGTTCAGAACATTGTTGCTAGTGGTAGTATAGGTATGGATTTGAATCTTAATACTTTAGCTATGAAGCTTGATAACACTGAGTATGAGCCTGAGCAGTTTCCTGGTTTGGTTTACAAATTAATGGAGGCTAAGGCGACTTTCCTTTTGTTTAGTAATGGTAAAATTGTTTGTACAGGCACTAAATCTGAGGAAATGGTTCATGCAGCTGTTGATATGTTGTTAGAAAAATTAAACAAAGTAATGAAAAAATAA